One genomic region from Cellulomonas hominis encodes:
- a CDS encoding ABC transporter ATP-binding protein: MLARLLWRYLRPYRWLLAGVLVFQLCSALAMLYLPSLNADIVDQGVARGDTGYIWRTGAFMLTVSLGQILAAIAATYCAARAAMQAGRDIRDDVYERVSGFSEREISRFGAGSLITRNTNDVQQVQMLAMMGATMLVSAPMLAIGGIVMALRQDVGLSWLIAVSVPVLLVIAALIIGRMVPLFRSYQGKLDAVNRIMREQLTGVRVVRAFVREDIESERFGVANTDIMVVGRKIGSLFVVLFPLAMLVLNVTVVGVIWFGGIEVDAGNVQIGTLLAFMQYIGQILMGVLMATFMTVMIPRAAVSAERISEVLGSRSTLAEAADPVREATRPGEVAFEDVTFAYPEAEHPVLSGLTFTARPGQTLAVIGSTGSGKTTLVSLIPRLFDATGGTVRVGGTDVRDAELESLWSGIGLVPQRPFLFAGTVASNLRLGQEDATDADLWQALEIAQASDFVAQMDGGLEARIAQGGTNVSGGQRQRLAIARALVRRPPVLVFDDSFSALDLATDARLRQALWRELPEVTKIVVAQRVSTVTDADQILVLEDGRVAGLGTHAELLAGNQTYREIAESQLSVEAGR; encoded by the coding sequence GTGCTCGCACGACTGCTCTGGCGCTACCTGCGCCCCTACCGATGGCTGCTGGCCGGCGTGCTGGTGTTCCAGCTCTGCTCGGCCCTGGCGATGCTCTACCTGCCCAGCCTCAACGCCGACATCGTCGACCAGGGCGTGGCCCGCGGCGACACCGGCTACATCTGGCGGACCGGGGCGTTCATGCTCACGGTGTCGCTCGGCCAGATCCTCGCGGCGATCGCCGCCACCTACTGCGCGGCCCGCGCGGCGATGCAGGCGGGTCGCGACATCCGCGACGACGTCTACGAGCGGGTCAGCGGGTTCTCGGAGCGCGAGATCTCCCGGTTCGGCGCCGGCTCGCTCATCACCCGCAACACCAACGACGTCCAGCAGGTGCAGATGCTGGCCATGATGGGCGCGACCATGCTGGTCTCCGCCCCGATGCTCGCGATCGGCGGCATCGTCATGGCCCTGCGGCAGGACGTCGGGCTGTCCTGGCTGATCGCCGTGTCCGTCCCGGTGCTGCTGGTCATCGCCGCCCTCATCATCGGCCGGATGGTCCCGCTGTTCCGGTCCTACCAGGGCAAGCTCGACGCGGTGAACCGCATCATGCGCGAGCAGCTCACCGGCGTGCGGGTGGTCCGCGCGTTCGTCCGGGAGGACATCGAGTCCGAGCGGTTCGGTGTCGCGAACACCGACATCATGGTCGTCGGCCGGAAGATCGGGTCGCTGTTCGTCGTCCTGTTCCCGCTGGCGATGCTCGTGCTCAACGTCACCGTGGTCGGCGTCATCTGGTTCGGCGGCATCGAGGTCGACGCGGGGAACGTCCAGATCGGCACCCTGCTCGCCTTCATGCAGTACATCGGCCAGATCCTCATGGGCGTCCTCATGGCCACCTTCATGACCGTGATGATCCCGCGCGCCGCCGTGTCGGCCGAGCGCATCAGCGAGGTGCTGGGCTCGCGGTCCACGCTCGCCGAGGCCGCCGACCCCGTGCGCGAGGCGACCCGCCCGGGGGAGGTCGCGTTCGAGGACGTGACGTTCGCCTACCCGGAGGCCGAGCACCCCGTGCTGTCGGGCCTGACGTTCACCGCGCGGCCCGGGCAGACGCTCGCCGTCATCGGGTCGACCGGCTCCGGCAAGACGACGCTCGTCTCGCTGATCCCGCGCCTGTTCGACGCCACCGGCGGCACGGTGCGCGTCGGCGGGACCGACGTCCGGGACGCCGAGCTCGAGTCGCTGTGGTCCGGCATCGGCCTGGTGCCGCAGCGGCCGTTCCTGTTCGCGGGGACCGTCGCGTCCAACCTCCGCCTCGGCCAGGAGGACGCGACGGACGCCGACCTGTGGCAGGCGCTCGAGATCGCGCAGGCCTCGGACTTCGTCGCGCAGATGGACGGCGGCCTCGAGGCCCGGATCGCCCAGGGCGGCACCAACGTCTCCGGCGGTCAGCGGCAGCGCCTGGCGATCGCGCGGGCCCTGGTCCGTCGCCCCCCGGTGCTCGTGTTCGACGACTCGTTCTCGGCGCTCGACCTCGCGACGGACGCCCGGCTGCGCCAGGCGCTGTGGCGCGAGCTGCCGGAGGTCACCAAGATCGTCGTCGCCCAGCGGGTGTCCACGGTGACCGACGCCGACCAGATCCTCGTGCTCGAGGACGGCCGCGTCGCCGGGCTCGGCACCCACGCCGAGCTCCTGGCCGGCAACCAGACCTACCGCGAGATCGCGGAGTCCCAGCTCTCCGTGGAGGCCGGCCGATGA